AGGTCGGCATCGTCGGGTGCGGCACGATGGGCTCGGGCATCGCGGAGATCGTGGCCCGCAACGGCTTCGAGGTGGCCTTCATCGACATCGACGGCGCGGCCGTCGACCGCGGCTTCATCCGCATCCGCGCCTCGCTGGACCGCCAGATCGAACGCGGCCGCCTCGACGAGCCCGAGCGTGACGCGATCCTCGGGCGCATCCACGGCGACACCGAGTGGGAGTCGCTGGGCGACTGCGACCTCGTCATCGAGGCCGTTCCCGAGGTCCTGCAGATAAAGCAGGACACGTTCCACCGCATCGACGCCGTCGCGCGGCCCGACGCGATCATCGCCACCAACACCTCGTCGCTGCCGGTCATGGACATCGCCGTCCACACCCGCCGCCCCAACCGGGTGCTGGGGTTCCACTTCTTCAACCCCGCACCCGTGATGAAGTTGATCGAACTGGTGCGGACGGTCGTCACCGACGAAGCGGTGGTGGAGACCGCCAGCGCGTTCGCGCAGACCATCGGCAAGTCACCGGTGGTGGTGGGCGACCGCCGCGGCTTCATCGCCAACCAGCTGCTGTTCCCCTACCTCAACCAGGCCGTGTGGATGGTCGAGGGCGGCTATGCGACCAAGGAGGACGTGGACGCGGCCATGCGCTTCGGCGCCGGGCTGCCGATGGGCCCGATCTCGTTGACCGACCTGGTCGGTGTCGACACGTTCGTCGGGATCATGGAGGCCATCCACTCCCAGTTCCAGGACACCCGCTTCGCGCCGCGGCCGATCCTCTCGCAGCTGGCTGCCGCCGGGTTCACCGGCCGCAAGGCGGGCCGTGGCTTCTACACCTACGACCAGCCCGGCAGCTCCCGGGTGGTGCCCGACGCCGACGTGCGCGAGCCGGCCGACCCGCAGACGATCGCCGGTTGGCAGACGATCGGGGTCGTCGGCACCGGGACGATGGCGGGCGGGATCGTCGAGGTGTGCGCCAAGGCCGGGTTCGACGTGGTCGTGCGTGGCCGCAGCCGCGAGAAGGCCGAGGCGGTCGTCGCGCAGGTCGCCAAGTCCATGCAGAAGCTGGTGGACAAGGAGCGGCTCAGCGAGGAGGACATGGTCGCGGCGCTGCAGCGCATCCGTCCGACCTCGGAGTTGCTCGACCTGGCGCCGGCCGACCTCGTGATCGAGGCCGTCGCCGAGGACCTCGCCGTCAAGAAGGAGCTGTTCGCCGAGCTCGCACCCCACCTCAAGCCCGACACGGTGCTGTCCACCACCACCTCGTCGTTGCCGGTGATCGACTGCGCGATGGCGACCGACCGGCCCGACCAGGTCGTCGGCCTGCACTTCTTCAACCCGGCGGCGATCATGAAGCTGGTGGAGATCGTCACCACCGTGCGCACCGACGCGCGGGTCGTCGAGCAGGCGCGCGCGTTCGTGGACCGCGTCGGCAAGGTCGGCGTGCTGTGCGGCGACCGCGCCGGCTTCATCGTGAACACGCTGCTGTTCCCCTACCTCAACGACGCGGTGAAGATGCTCGAGTCGCACTACGCGACCGCCGAGGAGATCGACACGGCGATGAAGCTGGGCGCGGCCTACCCGATGGGGCCGTTCGAGCTCATGGACGTGGTCGGGCTGGACGTGACGCTCGCGATCATCGAGCGCCTGCGCGAGGAGTACCGCCAGCCGTCCTACGAGCCGGCGCCGCTGCTGCGCCACATGGTCGACGCGGGCTTCCTCGGCCGCAAGGCCGGGCGCGGCTTCTACGTCTACACCTGAACATCCGCTACCAAGGGCCGGTGGACGAGAACACCGCCGACGGGTCCGAGGGGCTCGCGCCCGGTCAGCGCATCCCGCGCGGCTGGTGGCGCGAGGCCGTGGCGATGCTGCCGGATCTGGCCCGGCTGCTGCGGGACCTCTCGCGGGATCCGCGGGTGCCGCGCCGCACCAAGGTGCTCGCCGCGGCGGCGGCCACCTATGTCGCCATGCCGTTCGACGTGGTGCCGGACGTCGTGCCCGGACTGGGCCTGATCGACGACGCGGTGATCGCCGTCGTGGCGCTGCGGCGGCTGGTGGCCGCGGCAGGCTACGACGTCGTCCGTGAGCTCTGGGGCGGGACCGACGACGGGTTCGCGCTGCTGATCGTGCTCACCGGCGTGGAACGCTGAGGTGTTCCCGCGCCGGGCCGATCCGTTCCTGCCCCACCTCGACGGCTACGAGGTGCAGCGCGTGCCGGCGTTCCGGGCCACGAAGGACTACGTGTGTCCGGACTGCGGCAACCCGATCCGGGCGGGGGAGGGGCACGTCGTCGCCTGGCCCGAGGGACTGGTCACCGACCGCCGCCACTGGCATCTGCACTGCTGGCGCCTGGCGGCGAACCGCGGCCGGGCCTGAGCGCAGCAGGGGACGCCTTGCGGGACCGGAGTCCCGGTCGCGGGTCGCGGCGCGATAGCCTCCGGCCGTTCGACGTCCGAGGCACGCGGTGAGCAAGCGGCAGCACCAGAAGCAGCTGGAGAAGGCGCGCGCCAAGCGCCGGGCCGACGCGCTGCAGCGCAAGCAGCAGCGCTCGCGCATCATGATCCTCGTGGTGGTGGTGCTGCTGATCGTCGGCCTGGTCGGCGCCGGCCTGGTCCTGGGCGGTGACGAGCCGCCCGCGCCGGAGATCGAGGACGTGGAGTCGCCGCCGGGCGAGGACGAGGCCGCCGCGCCGGCCGTCGACCCGTGTCCTCCCGCCGACGACGCGCCCGAGGTCGACAGCCGCATCTACGACGGCCCGCCCGCGGCCGACCTCGACGAGACCGCCGACCTCACCGCCACCGTGGCGACCACCTGCGGCGACATCACGATCGAACTCGACGTCGACGGCGCCCCGGGCGCGGTGGCCAACATCGTGGGGCTCGCCGAGGACGGCTATTACGACGGCGTGCTCTTCCACCGCGTCATCGACGACTTCGTGATCCAGGCCGGCGACCCGGCCGGCACGGGTTGTGGCCAGGAGGAGTGCACGGCGGCCGGGTTCGACCCCGAGGGCGAGACCTATCCGGGCTACACCATCCCGGACGAGGAGTCGGCCGCCGCCGAGTTCGCCGAGGGACCGACCGGTGGCGTCGAGTACCCCCGCGGCACCGTCGCGATGGCCCGCACCGAAGCCCCCGACTCCACCGGGGCGCAGTTCTTCATCGTCCAGGGCGACCCGATCACGCTGCCCGACGCCAGCTACATCGTCGTCGGCACCGTGGCCGACGGGATGGACGTCGTCGACCAGATCGCCGGGCAGCCCACCGAAGAGGGCGACCGGCCCGTCGACGAGGTCCGCATCGTCTCGTTCACCGTCGAGCAGGCCTGAGCCCCGACGACCGTCCCGGTGCATCCCAGTAGGCTCGGTTCCGACACGCATGCGACCACGCATCGAGGAGACCCCGTGGCCAAGCAGTGGAGCTCGCCGCCCGAGATCGCGATCGACCCGGCGACGTCGTACACCGCGACGATCCGGACCAGCCGTGGTGACATCACCGCGAAGCTGTACCCCGAGGACGCGCCCGCGACGGTGAACAACTTCGTGTTCCTCGCCCGCGAAGGCTTCTACGACGGGGTGATCTTCCACCGCGTCATCGAGGGCTTCGTCATCCAGGGCGGCGACCCGACCGGCACCGGCACCGGCGGCCCGGGCTACCGGTTCGCCGACGAGCTCGACTCGGCCCGCAAACACGGCTACCGGATGGGCACGCTGGCGATGGCCAACGCCGGTCCCGACACCAACGGCTCGCAGTTCTTCGTCTGCCACCAGGACGTGGGCCTGCCGCCCTCCTACACGGTCTTCGGCAAGGCCATCGACGGCCTCGACGTCGTCGACGACATCGCGACGACGCAGACCGACGCGCGCGACAAGCCCGTCGAGGACGTCGTGATCTCCACGATCGAGATCGCCGAGGGCTGAGACCCGAGCACGTCACGGCGCCCGGTGTGGATCACACCGGGCGCCGTTTCGTGCGGTGGGCGAGCGCGCGGAACATTTCCGGGTCGTTCGGCGTCTGATCCCCTGAACGTGCGGGTACGTACGTATCTCGACCTCGGCAAGGCCCGGGCCTCTCCCGGGAGGAACGACACGCACGTGGGGGGACGCAGATGGCTGGCGGCGCTCGCGCTGGCCGGGGCGACGGTGTTCGCGGTGCAGGCCTGTGCCTCGCCGCAGGACGGTGGCTCGTCCGTGGCGGTGACCATCCCGGGTGACGTCCGGATCGCGGACGGTGCCCTGATCCTGCGCGAGCCGGGTGGCGAGGAACGAGTCGTCGCCACGACCGACCCGGCCACCGACGGCGAGCTCGTGCACGCCGCGTTGCGGCCGGGCGAGCGTGACCGGCAGACGGTGCTGGCGCTGACCCGCGTCGACGACGTCGACGGGGTCCGCTACGAGCTGCGCTACGTCACGGTGGACGGCGACGACGTCACCGACCTGTACTGGTTCCCCTGGCGCCTGCAGGTGGCCGACGACCTGGCCGACACGCTGGACGCCCCGCCGTTCCCGGTCTGGGCGCCCGACGGCGAGTCGCTCGCGTGGCTCGAGTGGGGGCCCGACGGCACGCGCCTGCGCACCATCGCCTGGCGCGACGAGGACGTCAGCTCCAACCCGTCGGACGACACCGCCACCTACGCGCTCGACGAGGTGCCGCCCGGAACCCAACTGCGGGCCTGGGAGCGAGGCGAGGACGGCGTGCCGGTGCTGCGCGGCAGCGACGGCGAGACCGAGTGGCGGATCCGGCTGGACACCAGCGGGGCGAGCGCCGTCGCGATGGCGGACCCGTCCGCAGCGCCCACCACCGGCTGAGCAGGGGTTCGCGGCGTCTCCTACGCTCGCGGGCGCGTTCGCGGGGTCCCCGCCGGCCCGGCAGCGCGGCGACCGCGTGACGGAGCCGACATGGGCGACGCCGGCCGGCCAGGACGGCCGGCCCTGATCGACCCGGGTGCCTACCCGGGGCTCACGCCGACGTCGGCGGTGGTGCTCGTCGACGGGCGCGTCCGGACACTGCGGCCGGCTCGCACCCGCGGCCCGGGCCGATGGCACCTCGACGCGGGCGAGCAGCGTGGCCCGGCCAGGCACCCGGACGCGGTCGCGGCCCCGCCTGCGGGCGGACCGTCGTGCCTCGACGACGTGCTGGCGGACGCCGGGCTCGCCGCGACCGGCGACCGCGTCCCCGTCCTCGCGGTGGGCTCCAACGCGTCACCCGCGCAACTGCACCGCAAGTTCTCCGCAGCCGCGGTGTCGACCACGGTGCCCATCGTGCCGGTCACGGTCCGCGATCTGGGCATCGGTCACTCAGCGCACGTCAGCCCGGCCGGCTACGTCCCGGCCGCCCCGCACCTGCACCGTGGAGCGACGGCCCGGGTGCACCTGCTGTGGCTCGATGCCCGGCAGGTCCGGGCCCTGGACGCCACGGAGCCCAACTACCGGTCGGTCGTGCTCGGCCGGCGCCACGCCGCTCGCCTGTCGACCGGCGTGAGCGTCACCCGCTGCCGCCTCTACGTCTCACGCCACCGCCTGCTGGCGCCCGACGGCGACGTGCTGCCGTTGACGGCCCAGCACCGTCTGTTGCGTCGGCTGGCGCGTCACGCCGACGTCGCGGAGGTGCTCGGGGACGTCCGCGGGAGCGACCACCTGGCCGCCGACGGGATCCTCCGGCAGCGTCTCTCGGCGGCGCTCGGACGCGTGCGTGGCCGTCCCCACCGCCTCGCCTGCCGAGTCTGAGGCCGCCTCCGGACCGTCGGCTCACAGGTCCCGGCGACGTCGTGCCATCGGCGCGTCCCACGCTCGACAGCGCTTCACGCCGCCTGCAGTGCCTCGCCGAGGTCGCGGAGGGTGCCGGCGTCCTGGGCGCGCAGGTGCTGGAGCGCGCTGCGCTCCAGTTGCCGGACCCGCTCGCGGGAGAGGTTGATCATCTCGCCGATCTCCCGGAGCTGCCGCGGCTCGCCGTCGCGAAGCCCGAACCGCAGCTCCAGGATGCAGCGTTCCCGTTCCGGCAGCGTGGCCAGCGCTTCGACCAGCCGGGCGCGCAGGTCGGCGACCTCGCTGCTGACCTGCGGGTCCACCGCGTCGGGATCCGGCAACAGGCTGCCGAGCGTGGCGTCGCCGTCCTCGCCGACGGGCAGGTCCAACGACCGGACGGGGCGCAGGGCGATCCTGACGTCGGCGACGCGATCCACCGGCAGGCCCACCTCGGCGGCCACCTCGTGGTCCTCGGGCTCGCGCAGCAGTCGGTCGCGCAGCGCCTGCTCGGCCCGGCGAACCACGGCCGCCTGCTCCCACACCCGCGAGGGGGCGCGGATCGTGCGGCTGCGGCTCGCCAGCCCCCGCTGGATCGCCTGCCGGATCCACCAGACGGCGTAGGTGCTGAACTTGTAGCC
The sequence above is a segment of the Egicoccus sp. AB-alg2 genome. Coding sequences within it:
- a CDS encoding 3-hydroxyacyl-CoA dehydrogenase family protein — its product is MSDQVVSEIRKVGIVGCGTMGSGIAEIVARNGFEVAFIDIDGAAVDRGFIRIRASLDRQIERGRLDEPERDAILGRIHGDTEWESLGDCDLVIEAVPEVLQIKQDTFHRIDAVARPDAIIATNTSSLPVMDIAVHTRRPNRVLGFHFFNPAPVMKLIELVRTVVTDEAVVETASAFAQTIGKSPVVVGDRRGFIANQLLFPYLNQAVWMVEGGYATKEDVDAAMRFGAGLPMGPISLTDLVGVDTFVGIMEAIHSQFQDTRFAPRPILSQLAAAGFTGRKAGRGFYTYDQPGSSRVVPDADVREPADPQTIAGWQTIGVVGTGTMAGGIVEVCAKAGFDVVVRGRSREKAEAVVAQVAKSMQKLVDKERLSEEDMVAALQRIRPTSELLDLAPADLVIEAVAEDLAVKKELFAELAPHLKPDTVLSTTTSSLPVIDCAMATDRPDQVVGLHFFNPAAIMKLVEIVTTVRTDARVVEQARAFVDRVGKVGVLCGDRAGFIVNTLLFPYLNDAVKMLESHYATAEEIDTAMKLGAAYPMGPFELMDVVGLDVTLAIIERLREEYRQPSYEPAPLLRHMVDAGFLGRKAGRGFYVYT
- a CDS encoding YkvA family protein; its protein translation is MDENTADGSEGLAPGQRIPRGWWREAVAMLPDLARLLRDLSRDPRVPRRTKVLAAAAATYVAMPFDVVPDVVPGLGLIDDAVIAVVALRRLVAAAGYDVVRELWGGTDDGFALLIVLTGVER
- a CDS encoding peptidylprolyl isomerase, producing MSKRQHQKQLEKARAKRRADALQRKQQRSRIMILVVVVLLIVGLVGAGLVLGGDEPPAPEIEDVESPPGEDEAAAPAVDPCPPADDAPEVDSRIYDGPPAADLDETADLTATVATTCGDITIELDVDGAPGAVANIVGLAEDGYYDGVLFHRVIDDFVIQAGDPAGTGCGQEECTAAGFDPEGETYPGYTIPDEESAAAEFAEGPTGGVEYPRGTVAMARTEAPDSTGAQFFIVQGDPITLPDASYIVVGTVADGMDVVDQIAGQPTEEGDRPVDEVRIVSFTVEQA
- a CDS encoding peptidylprolyl isomerase; the protein is MAKQWSSPPEIAIDPATSYTATIRTSRGDITAKLYPEDAPATVNNFVFLAREGFYDGVIFHRVIEGFVIQGGDPTGTGTGGPGYRFADELDSARKHGYRMGTLAMANAGPDTNGSQFFVCHQDVGLPPSYTVFGKAIDGLDVVDDIATTQTDARDKPVEDVVISTIEIAEG